In the Podospora bellae-mahoneyi strain CBS 112042 chromosome 4, whole genome shotgun sequence genome, one interval contains:
- a CDS encoding hypothetical protein (EggNog:ENOG503P0FV), with the protein MVALSWRPCRGLNTSPLRPYPNWDLLAEAGWYDTTGKKGHLKEYAPSPQEEVSSCLQRSLESEPLVSRFTEDDTLPSDCGKVEGTPIATSPWTVTPPEHSEEKAKELEHAQSFDLKDFAYFYDHDGRDHASTHLEGHALPKTPISQPAVTKTAPVLGPSKVWALPPRIRRRKKTKPVGERPPSSKVNPIDKPKPKKRGAFTDKAKKRSTALTRQLKSCIRCRMNRGRCLPNPSFPSGPCLTCQLMTGPTLSKMPCYRYIITEASLYREQKAPWQIFSRRWQSMDIVDISSSDWAPSSRIRTIMVSHLNVPTQFAFQVREFIPTAGDILEDEVADPVEGTVTKVPLPRFAVADMKATAENMRGFVDGNVHNFITAMVGRDELLWETYLMAFRQIGLARTKQEQTLLSNTFRLWVVCRMTSSPVYICGDDKLGGTPHPLYDNRVMMPLLMTAQFECINYTTFLRPWSRAVLKQLNDLVLAKKREYWLTIYLTMFVLLHSCAMITKRDEETARQFRIPGKYANPASIREHHCGAQTMLAHFHYINRGVVPFSLPLHTKDGRSDLAKAANLTEEQISFVRMTAEMVKDNARQSTMRTVREQEDVGHDLYWVSMLYDQEWRPKKNETKKNRPAEEALSKKIPQSQEPPVFNTLPVTGCLNGA; encoded by the exons ATGGTCGCCCTCTCTTGGCGGCCTTGTCGGGGGTTGAATACAAGCCCCTTGAGGCCATATCCCAACTGGGACTTACTTGCCGAGGCTGGGTGGTATGACACCACAGGAAAGAAAGGTCATCTCAAGGAATATGCCCCATCACCTCAGGAGGAAGTCTCAAGCTGCCTTCAGCGAAGTCTAGAATCAGAGCCTTTGGTGTCACGGTTTACTGAGGATGATACCTTGCCATCGGATTGTGGGAAGGTAGAGGGCACACCTATAGCCACCTCTCCTTGGACAGTCACTCCCCCTGAACATTCCGaagagaaggccaaggagctggagcatGCCCAATCTTTTGACTTGAAAGACTTTGCATATTTCTACGACCATGACGGACGCGATCACGCAAGCACACACCTTGAAGGCCATGCGTTGCCCAAAACACCTATTTCGCAACCAGCAGTTACCAAGACTGCCCCCGTACTTGGACCAAGCAAAGTGTGGGCTCTTCCGCCA CGAATCCGTCgcagaaagaaaacaaagcCGGTTGGCGAGAGACCGCCGAGCAGCAAGGTCAACCCCATCGATAAACCCAAACCGAAGAAACGGGGTGCTTTTACCGACAAAGCCAAGAAACGCAGCACGGCCCTGACTCGCCAACTAAAGTCATGTATCAGGTGTCGTATGAACAGAGGGCGT TGCCTtccaaacccctccttcccttccggACCCTGCCTCACGTGTCAACTCATGACTGGCCCAACACTGAGCAAGATGCCATGTTACCGCTATATTATTACGGAAGCTTCCCTCTATCGCGAACAAAAGGCCCCCTGGCAGATCTTCAGCCGTCGCTGGCAAAGCATGGACATTGTCGACATTTCGTCGTCCGACTGGGCTCCCTCTTCTCGTATCAGAACCATCATGGTCAGCCACCTCAACGTTCCAACACAATTTGCATTTCAGGTCAGGGAGTTTATTCCCACCGCTGGCGACATCTTGGAAGACGAGGTTGCCGACCCTGTGGAAGGGACAGTGACAAAAGTCCCGTTGCCGAGGTTTGCAGTAGCGGATATGAAGGCCACAGCGGAGAACATGAGGGGCTTTGTAGATGGAAATGTCCACAACTTCATCACAGCCATGGTGGGGCGAGATGAGCTGTTGTGGGAGACGTATTTGATGGCTTTCAGGCAAATcgggttggcgagg ACAAAACAAGAACAAACCCTCCTGTCAAACACATTCCGTCTCTGGGTTGTGTGCCGCATGACAAGCTCACCAGTGTACATCTGCGGAGACGACAAGCTTGGAGGCACTCCGCACCCGCTTTACGACAACCGCGTCATGATGCCCTTGCTGATGACGGCACAGTTTGAGTGCATCAACTACACTACCTTTCTAAGACCATGGAGCAGGGCGGTGTTGAAACAGCTGAACGACTTGGTGTTGGCGAAAAAGAGAGAATACTGGTTAACCATTTATTTGACAATGTTTGTGTTACTGCACAGCTGCGCCATGATCACCAAGCGGGACGAGGAAACCGCGAGGCAGTTTAGGATACCT GGTAAATACGCCAACCCAGCCAGTATCAGAGAACATCACTGTGGTGCCCAGACGATGCTTGCCCACTTTCACTACATCAATCGAGGGGTCGTTCCCTTTTCGCTGCCACTACATACAAAAGATGGAAGAAGTGATCTGGCCAAGGCAGCAAATTTGACCGAGGAGCAGATCAGCTTTGTGAGAATGACAGCCGAGATGGTCAAAGACAACGCAAGAC AAAGCACCATGAGAACTGTCCGAGAACAGGAAGACGTCGGTCATGATTTGTACTGGGTTTCTATGCTCTATGACCAGGAGTGgaggccaaaaaaaaacga GACCAAGAAGAACAGACCTGCTGAAGAAGCACTATCGAAGAAGATTCCTCAGTCACAGGAACCACCCGTattcaacaccctcccagTCACGGGGTGCCTCAACGGGGCATAG
- a CDS encoding hypothetical protein (COG:E; EggNog:ENOG503NY61), with product MTMLSDAATTPAPYYSQGLRARFNIDHVRLEQADVDARLNGGKCADIEYEVDEAKYRARSTARFKAGGLPTSVPDGWPTKLSGPLVWTSNSFPSEDEYVYHLTPSDKTEILAALAFFKSHNLDSQKVTKYLFPLPDLGPILSGICNDIYLGKGFHIVRGLDPDDYPLADLTTIYLGLSSYVASRRGRQDQRGSMLIHVMQRGDQSAESILHDSIYSSDKPFHTDTVTDTLCLFTQELASSGGRSTFASAWTVYNELAATRPDLIHTLASPDWPFDTYGRDPPFYRRALMYFHDHRLITSFSRRLLVGHAPFTPRSNAIPGLTEAQAEALDAVHFIAKKHEIKPRMERGDIRFVNNLGLLHRREAFENVQGSKPRHLVRIWLNNDEGMCWNLPRPLRLAWARVFDDDFEDEGSDKRARYWDYAPLRHPVTGRVLNTGGSCD from the coding sequence ATGACCATGCTCAGTGATGCCGCTACTACTCCGGCACCCTATTACTCTCAGGGTCTGCGTGCCCGCTTCAACATCGATCATGTCCGGCTCGAACAAGCCGATGTAGATGCTCGCCTGAACGGAGGCAAATGCGCGGACATTGAGTATGAAGTCGACGAAGCCAAATACCGTGCTCGGTCGACAGCTCGTTTCAAAGCAGGCGGTCTTCCGACCTCGGTGCCTGACGGCTGGCCGACAAAGCTCTCAGGACCCCTGGTCTGGACCTCAAACTCATTCCCTTCTGAAGACGAATACGTCTACCACCTCACCCCGTCTGACAAGACCGAGATTCTggccgccctcgccttcttcaaatCCCACAACCTCGACTCTCAGAAAGTGACCAAGtacctcttcccccttcccgaCCTTGGCCCGATCTTGTCCGGCATCTGCAACGACATCTATCTCGGCAAAGGCTTTCACATCGTCCGCGGTCTTGACCCCGACGACTACCCCCTCGCCGACCTGACCACCATCTACCTCGGCCTCTCGTCTTACGTCGCCTCCCGGCGCGGCCGTCAGGACCAGCGCGGCTCGATGCTCATTCACGTCATGCAGCGCGGGGATCAGTCCGCTGAGTCCATTCTCCACGACAGCATCTACTCCTCCGACAAACCCTTCCATACCGACACCGTAACCGACACACTCTGTCTCTTCACCCAAGAGCTCGCCTCTTCAGGCGGCAGATCCACCTTTGCCTCAGCCTGGACAGTCTACAACGAGCTCGCGGCCACCCGCCCGGACCTCATCcacaccctcgcctcccccgaCTGGCCGTTCGACACCTACGGCCGCGACCCCCCCTTTTACCGCCGGGCACTGATGTATTTTCACGACCACCgcctcatcacctcctttTCCCGCCGTCTTCTCGTCGGCCATGCACCCTTCACCCCGCGGAGCAATGCTATTCCAGGGTTGACAGAGGCGCAAGCCGAGGCCCTCGACGCGGTTCATTTTATCGCCAAGAAACATGAGATCAAACCCCGGATGGAGAGGGGTGACATCAGGTTTGTGAACAACCTCGGTTTGCTTCACAGAAGAGAGGCGTTTGAGAATGTACAGGGGAGTAAACCGAGGCATCTGGTGAGGATCTGGCTGAATAATGATGAGGGAATGTGCTGGAACCTGCCTCGGCCGTTGAGGCTGGCTTGGGCGagggtgtttgatgatgattttgaggatgaggggagtGATAAGAGGGCGAGGTATTGGGACTATGCCCCGTTGAGGCACCCCGTGActgggagggtgttgaatACGGGTGGTTCCTGTGACTGA
- a CDS encoding hypothetical protein (EggNog:ENOG503P84V) produces the protein MTTITLAATGQTGAHGTQQWDNSTAIKAPRGSFGRQGRDASFPSSGTSGGEIHVGLSFDPARPGIIQVTGQAHRMGERYQVGGKQSLLLDCRGGDGGHGGIGENGQSGGDGFDGRDATQTSEATDGSPGMNGGDGGRGTSGANGGAGGHAHVTVNEEDLDTLIGVEWDVRGGYGGCVGEHGAGGAGGHGGDGGAGCTWSERYVAAVHTNANGQHYTEYATRYHSRPAGRGGPGGMAGRTPNDLLYPGQDGPMGYSEVIVNYKDGRRGVFQSRYMLEVVDFKVHDENGDGINEPGERLIISDIVIKNTGQMPSPKISRLQILVRGTKWLEPILEPLEIPAEIPPGHSVKVPGVLKAWIKNETVDRSSGTLLRAQDTVSLRAYSQRLQRDVPEFSGGVGIVCQYPLLMTTPKYLDSVAKGDIVTFSWTIQNISTKSQGRIGTLQREAGTHLSDPNGMFDLKRAPKDTPHDIMDMIEVIEPGEVIPITVDFQVSELVNEFTTGNMFVTLILSDPHGKQMRNVVAFDLRIQISPSYRYNPAARFLLVINGSSPNACVLHLLHFLQLGLHLPVDIFNLSLSGAYTTADTRDDILANYSGKTIIFLGNPMNYFQDGQRHPWELLDIDQASELARAGTSFLIISPENMQSLKGFGHLVSSGVSPFQPADAFTQTSNIKDLLTKLTPKTAPTPARVVLPVKKKFMKKLDKTLAATAKTAQQKLSDTFPLRRFLIAPSSPISDPKAKETGLDIIEGLPHSTKLVATLQPFRPDSPVISEYNMVMLAHSLPFSDQCAIFWNLAGVDTTYGVPTSTIYKGSSLSHLRVYGDGSTAQKVSGKALESLTWSLSTLLASEITHFRSGSGTSSLPLLSQLPLLSTFITSFPGKGFTPAEITATFTPLTQLLGFLRGVTSPLTLGQKLGANLTRAGKRRTKLRSIVLNQLCSPVVKAMPPLPKKTTDPEGVVTKNKPPGEEVADVEKETKKQILEVKRSGARGGRGMNRIQRVNMVCSLLLEALTGTEGVGFVDVINDPEAGGESVRVLGSFAEYDQLLAKLEERRGRLERDVEYSFGRLSGMVQRGGTVRAEQQQQQQPQIQRRATEPGGGGGGEGDGISFVSRSMTVSPATTVASPIVFGRGPVEVLRGGIGKEASVAEKVEEVVYAHELPLTVPIRGAELAA, from the exons ATGACTACAATCACCCTGGCCGCAACAGGCCAAACTGGTGCTCATGGGACTCAACAATGGGATAACTCAACAGCCATCAAAGCGCCGCGGGGATCCTTCGGTCGCCAGGGACGAGATGCCAGTTTTCCATCTTCCGGCACCAGCGGAGGAGAGATACATGTCGGGCTGAGCTTTGACCCGGCCAGGCCGGGTATAATTCAGGTCACTGGACAGGCGCATCGCATGGGGGAGCGGTATCAGGTTGGGGGCAAACAGTCTTTGCTGCTGGACTGTcgaggtggagatggagggcaCGGGGGAATCGGTGAAAATGGCCAGTctgggggtgatgggtttGACGGACGGGATGCGACACAGACGAGCGAGGCTACTGATGGATCGCCGGGAATGAACGGAGGAGA TGGCGGCCGTGGAACGAGTGGGGCAAATGGCGGCGCAGGAGGCCATGCTCATGTCACGGTAAATGAGGAAGATCTTGACACCCTCATCGGTGTTGAGTGGGACGTCAGAGGCGGCTATGGTGGTTGCGTCGGTGAACATGGCGCCGGGGGAGCCGGTGGCCATGGCGGTGACGGCGGTGCCGGTTGTACATG GTCAGAGAGATATGTTGCAGCCGTACACACCAATGCAAACGGTCAACACTACACAGAGTATGCCACCAGGTATCATTCGAGACCTgcggggagaggaggaccAGGAGGCATGGCCGGAAGAACTCCAAATGACTTGTTGTATCCTGGTCAAGACGGTCCGATGGGCTACTCTGAGGTCATTGTCAACTACAAAGATGGCAGGAGGGGAGTGTTCCAATCACGCTACATGCTCGAGGTTGTCGACTTCAAAGTGCATGACGAGAACGGGGATGGCATCAACGAGCCCGGAGAACGGCTAATCATCAGCGACATCGTCATCAAGAACACAGGCCAAATGCCGTCACCAAAGATATCTCGCCTGCAAATCTTGGTCAGGGGCACAAAATGGCTGGAGCCCATCCTTGAGCCCTTGGAGATTCCAGCCGAGATTCCACCAGGACACAGTGTCAAGGTTCCGGGTGTGCTGAAGGCCTGGATCAAGAACGAAACCGTCGACCGCAGCTCGGGCACACTTCTCCGCGCACAAGATACCGTCTCACTCAGAGCCTACTCCCAGCGGTTGCAGAGAGATGTTCCCGAGTTTAGCGGCGGTGTGGGCATCGTCTGCCAATACCCGCTGCTCATGACCACGCCAAAGTATCTGGACAGCGTAGCAAAGGGTGATATTGTCACCTTTTCCTGGACGATACAAAACATCTCCACCAAGTCACAGGGTCGTATTGGCACTCTACAGCGCGAGGCTGGGACACATCTTTCCGATCCCAACGGCATGTTCGATTTGAAGCGAGCTCCAAAGGACACGCCGCACGACATTATGGATATGATCGAAGTAATCGAGCCTGGCGAGGTTATTCCAATCACTGTTGACTTTCAAGTATCGGAGCTGGTCAACGAATTCACCACAGGCAACATGTTTGTCACTCTGATTCTCTCAGATCCCCACGGAAAACAGATGCGGAACGTGGTGGCATTTGACTTGCGCATTCAGATCTCGCCTTCATACCGCTACAACCCAGCAGCACGATTCCTGCTTGTCATCAACGGGTCTTCGCCCAATGCCTGTGTGCTGCACTTACTCCACTTCCTTCAACTCGGGCTTCACCTTCCTGTGGACATCTTCAATCTCAGTCTCAGCGGCGCATACACGACAGCCGATACTCGTGACGACATCTTGGCCAACTACAGCGGCAAGACCATCATCTTTCTGGGGAATCCCATGAATTATTTCCAAGACGGACAACGACACCCCTGGGAACTGCTGGACATTGATCAAGCCTCTGAGCTCGCAAGAGCAGGAACCAGCTTTCTCATCATCTCGCCTGAGAACATGCAGAGTCTAAAGGGGTTCGGTCATCTGGTCTCCAGCGGCGTCTCGCCCTTTCAGCCAGCTGATGCTTTCACCCaaaccagcaacatcaaggACTTGCTGACCAAGCTGACCCCCAAGACAGCCCCGACTCCTGCACGTGTTGTCTTGccggtcaagaagaagttcatgaagaagctcgacaagaCCCTCGCCGCAACTGCCAAAACAGCCCAGCAGAAGCTCTCCGATACCTTTCCCCTTCGCCGCTTTCTAATTGCGCCCTCCAGCCCAATCAGCGACCCCAAAGCCAAGGAAACCGgcctcgacatcatcgaAGGTCTTCCGCACTCCACCAAACTAGTCGCCACTCTCCAACCATTCCGCCCCGACTCCCCTGTGATTTCAGAGTACAACATGGTCATGCTcgcccactccctccccttctctgACCAATGCGCCATCTTCTGGAACCTCGCAGGAGTAGACACCACCTACGGAGTTCCCACATCGACAATCTACAAgggctcctccctctcccatcTCCGCGTCTACGGCGACGGCAGCACCGCCCAAAAGGTCAGCGGCAAAGCCCTCGAGTCCCTCACCTGGTCTCTCTCtaccctcctcgcctccgaAATAACCCACTTccgctccggctccggcacctcctccctcccccttttgtcccaactccctctcctctccaccttcatcacctccttccccggCAAGGGGTTCACACCCGCCGAAATAACAGCCACCTTCACCCCGCTGACCCAactcctcggcttcctccgGGGcgtcacctcccccctgACCCTCGGCCAAAAGTTGGgcgccaacctcaccagaGCCGGCAAGCGCCGCACCAAACTCCGCAGCATCGTTCTCAATCAACTCTGCAGCCCCGTCGTCAAAGCCATGCCCCCCTTGCCAAAAAAGACGACCGATCCCGAGGGCGTCGTGACCAAGAACAAACCCCCCGGCGAGGAAGTCGCCGACGTGGAGAaagagaccaagaagcagatTCTGGAGGTGAAAAGGTCGGGCgcgaggggagggagggggatgaacAGGATCCAGAGGGTGAATATGGTTTGCTCGCTTCTGCTCGAGGCCCTGACCGGGACGGAAGGGGTGGGGTTTGTGGATGTGATTAACGATccggaggcggggggggagagCGTGAGGGTGTTGGGTAGTTTTGCAGAGTATGACCAGTTGCTTGCcaagttggaggagaggagggggaggttggaacGGGATGTCGAGTATAGCTTTGGGAGGTTGAGCGGGATGGTTCAGAGGGGGGGGACGGTCAGGGcggaacagcagcagcagcaacagccgcagATACAGAGGCGGGCGACGGAGccgggtggaggaggtggtggtgagggggatgggattaGCTTCGTGAGTAGGTCCATGACTGTCAGTCCTGCCACGACGGTGGCGTCGCCAATTGTGTTTGGAAGGGGGCCGGTCGAGGTGTTGCGTGGGGGTATTGGGAAAGAGGCGAGTGTGgcggagaaggtggaggaggttgtatATGCACATGAGTTACCTCTTACGGTTCCTATTCGTGGTGCTGAGTTGGCAGCGTGA
- a CDS encoding hypothetical protein (EggNog:ENOG503PR4D), with product MLSKSLTQRLPGVTQALAKHAPRVVVPCTRPMQLQHRLQMQQPPSSPSCFQCRTAVSFQPNHDYPGHDRANDMGGPGGQESFPASMPYRRRIEYETFYGVLLAIALMCIAKLVQQNYDPKMNYVLVHDNTKGELDDVKYIPMPKMREQPVVAEIREEVMIPIKKVDRVDKVQRWA from the exons ATGCTCTCCAAATCTCTCACCCAGCGGCTGCCGGGCGTTACACAAGCCCTCGCCAAACACGCTCCGCGTGTAGTGGTCCCTTGCACACGTCCCATGCAGCTGCAACATCGACTGCAGATGCAGCAGCCGCCGTCATCGCCTTCATGTTTCCAATGCCGTACAGCCGTGTCGTTCCAGCCAAATCATGACTACCCGGGCCACGATCGAGCAAACGACATGGGAGGACCCGGAGGCCAAGAGTCCTTCCCGGCTAGTATGCCTTATCGAAG AAGAATTGAATACGAGACATTCTACGGCGTGTTGCTGGCCATCGCCCTCATGTGTATCGCCAAGCTCGTGCAGCAGAACTACGACCCAAAGATGAATTATGTGCTGGTGCATGATAATACAAAGGGGGAGCTGGACGATGTAAAGTACATCCCGATGCCCAAGATGCGGGAGCAGCCGGTGGTTGCGGAGATccgggaggaggtgatgatcCCTATCAAGAAGGTTGATAGAGTTGACAAGGTGCAGAGGTGGGCTTGA